A region of Oryctolagus cuniculus chromosome 3, mOryCun1.1, whole genome shotgun sequence DNA encodes the following proteins:
- the TWIST2 gene encoding twist-related protein 2 translates to MEEGSSSPVSPVDSLGTSEEELERQPKRFGRKRRYSKKSSEEGSPTPGKRGKKGSPSAQSFEELQSQRILANVRERQRTQSLNEAFAALRKIIPTLPSDKLSKIQTLKLAARYIDFLYQVLQSDEMDNKMTSCSYVAHERLSYAFSVWRMEGAWSMSASH, encoded by the coding sequence ATGGAGGAGGGCTCCAGCTCGCCCGTGTCCCCCGTGGACAGCCTGGGCACCagcgaggaggagctggagcggcAGCCCAAGCGCTTCGGCCGGAAGCGGCGCTACAGTAAGAAGTCGAGCGAGGAGGGCAGCCCGACCCCGGGCAAGCGCGGGAAGAAAGGCAGCCCGAGCGCGCAGTCCTTCGAGGAGCTGCAGAGCCAGCGCATCCTGGCCAACGTGCGTGAGCGCCAGCGCACGCAGTCGCTCAACGAGGCCTTCGCCGCGCTGCGCAAGATCATCCCCACGCTGCCGTCGGACAAGCTGAGCAAGATCCAGACTCTCAAGCTGGCCGCCAGATACATAGACTTCCTCTACCAGGTCCTGCAGAGCGACGAGATGGACAATAAGATGACCAGCTGCAGCTACGTGGCCCACGAGCGCCTAAGCTACGCCTTCTCCGTGTGGCGCATGGAGGGCGCGTGGTCCATGTCCGCCTCGCACTAG